A region of Moorena producens PAL-8-15-08-1 DNA encodes the following proteins:
- the rpmB gene encoding 50S ribosomal protein L28, translated as MSRRCQLTGKKANNGYAVSHSHRRTKRLQNVNLQVKRVWWEEGKRWVKLRISTKAIKTLQKKGLQAMAKEAGINLNHY; from the coding sequence ATGTCCCGTAGATGTCAGTTGACTGGTAAAAAGGCCAATAACGGCTATGCAGTTTCTCACTCCCACCGTCGGACTAAGCGCTTACAAAACGTTAACTTACAGGTTAAAAGAGTTTGGTGGGAAGAAGGGAAACGTTGGGTGAAGCTGCGGATTTCCACTAAGGCCATAAAGACCTTGCAGAAGAAGGGTCTACAAGCCATGGCTAAGGAAGCTGGAATTAATCTGAATCATTATTAA
- the htpG gene encoding molecular chaperone HtpG, with the protein MTVLEQGTITIHTENIFPIIKKSLYTDHEIFLRELISNSVDAIQKLKMVSYAGEIDGDVGDPEIKITLDKDKKTLSISDNGIGMTADEVKKYINQVAFSSAEEFIKQYQKQADQQIIGHFGLGFYSAFMVAQKVEIDTLSHRGGATAVHWSCDGSPAFELSDSERTEPGTTVTLTMQEEEQEYLEPSRVRQLVKSYCDFMAVPIKLEDEVINKHEALWKKSSRDLTKEDYLEFYRYLYPFQDEPLLWVHLNTDYPFLLDGILYFPKLKPDVDVTKGQTKLFCNQVFVSDNCEEVIPNFLMPLRGVIDSPDIPLNVSRSALTKDRTVARIGDFIAKKVGDRLKQQYQDERDQYISAWQDVGTFVKFGCLNSEKFKKQVEDIVIFRTTYQPVESSEAPTTDTPTDTPKVEVQSQEGDAWEDVTPDAGTEQVKSSSSQPYTTLKEYLERNKERHENRVFYCTDEASQATYVELHKNQGLEVLFMDSFIDSHYISFLEREYTEAKFSRVDSDLDDTLVDKDQEKEIVDPKTNKTRSDLIKELFEQAINKPKVNVRTQALKSDDPQGTPPAMVLLPEAMRRLQEMTAMMQQDSVQFPEEHILVVNTTHPLIQNLVNLSQSSIIQSGGQSPSAELANMICQHVYDLALMAQKGFDAEGMKAFVERSNKVMTRLTQE; encoded by the coding sequence ATGACTGTACTGGAACAAGGCACAATCACGATTCATACTGAGAATATCTTCCCGATTATCAAGAAGTCTCTCTACACCGATCATGAAATCTTCTTGCGGGAGCTGATCTCCAACTCAGTGGATGCCATCCAGAAGTTGAAGATGGTCTCTTATGCTGGGGAGATTGACGGGGATGTGGGAGACCCGGAAATTAAAATTACCCTTGATAAGGATAAGAAAACTCTCTCCATCTCAGATAACGGCATTGGGATGACTGCCGATGAGGTGAAAAAGTATATTAATCAAGTTGCTTTTTCTAGCGCTGAAGAATTTATCAAGCAGTACCAAAAGCAAGCTGACCAACAGATTATCGGTCACTTCGGATTAGGTTTCTACTCAGCTTTCATGGTGGCTCAGAAGGTGGAAATTGATACCCTATCTCACCGAGGAGGGGCAACAGCCGTGCATTGGTCCTGTGATGGTTCTCCAGCCTTTGAACTATCGGATTCTGAGCGGACAGAACCAGGTACTACCGTTACCCTCACTATGCAAGAGGAGGAACAAGAGTACTTAGAACCCTCACGGGTTCGTCAGCTAGTGAAATCTTACTGTGATTTCATGGCAGTGCCCATCAAGCTGGAAGATGAGGTGATCAACAAGCATGAGGCACTGTGGAAGAAATCTTCAAGAGATCTGACTAAAGAAGACTATCTGGAGTTCTATCGCTATCTTTACCCCTTCCAAGATGAACCCTTGCTGTGGGTACATCTAAACACAGATTATCCTTTCTTGCTTGATGGCATTCTCTATTTCCCCAAATTGAAGCCAGACGTGGATGTGACTAAGGGGCAAACCAAGCTTTTCTGTAATCAAGTGTTTGTCAGTGACAACTGTGAGGAAGTGATTCCTAACTTCCTAATGCCACTGCGAGGGGTGATTGATAGTCCTGATATTCCCCTGAATGTTTCCCGTTCTGCTCTGACCAAAGACCGGACAGTGGCTCGGATTGGTGACTTTATTGCTAAGAAAGTTGGCGATCGCTTAAAGCAACAGTACCAAGATGAGCGGGATCAGTACATCAGTGCCTGGCAAGATGTGGGTACATTCGTCAAGTTTGGCTGCCTCAATAGCGAGAAGTTTAAGAAACAAGTAGAAGATATAGTAATCTTCCGCACCACCTATCAACCGGTGGAAAGTTCCGAAGCTCCAACCACTGACACCCCTACTGACACCCCTAAGGTAGAAGTGCAATCCCAAGAGGGGGATGCTTGGGAGGATGTCACGCCAGATGCTGGCACAGAACAGGTTAAGTCTTCCTCTTCTCAACCCTACACTACCCTCAAAGAGTATCTAGAGCGCAATAAAGAACGCCACGAAAATCGGGTATTCTATTGCACTGATGAGGCTAGCCAAGCCACATATGTAGAACTGCACAAAAATCAAGGGTTAGAAGTCCTATTTATGGACTCCTTTATCGACAGTCACTACATTAGCTTCTTGGAACGGGAATATACAGAAGCTAAGTTCTCTCGGGTGGATTCAGACTTAGATGATACCCTTGTTGATAAGGACCAGGAAAAAGAGATTGTTGACCCGAAGACCAACAAAACCCGTTCTGACCTGATTAAGGAACTGTTCGAGCAAGCGATTAATAAGCCTAAGGTCAATGTCCGGACTCAAGCCCTGAAGTCTGATGACCCCCAAGGCACCCCACCGGCCATGGTATTGTTACCGGAAGCCATGCGCCGTCTACAGGAAATGACTGCCATGATGCAGCAGGACTCGGTGCAGTTCCCAGAGGAACATATTTTAGTGGTCAATACCACCCACCCACTGATTCAGAATCTAGTTAACCTCAGTCAAAGCAGTATTATTCAGAGTGGCGGTCAGTCTCCCTCAGCAGAATTGGCTAACATGATTTGTCAGCATGTCTATGACCTGGCACTGATGGCTCAGAAAGGCTTTGATGCCGAAGGCATGAAGGCGTTTGTGGAACGGTCCAATAAGGTTATGACCCGTTTGACGCAAGAGTAA
- a CDS encoding zinc ribbon domain-containing protein codes for MKVDTAKKRSTQIVPVIGMSELVQAELLSTMKKLGIVRSESYNKLGSISHWGLDWKKAYPEVRSFRTPDTLGLPAKLMEWTVSDVAKAITAQQAACADAVIKKVYKRFPGKDNQKTRKDLCKQLKSLAFLDSPLLHRFVRKEFQRGHSWVKNQIVYQQGGYNCRRLSRNTYQLELAGLRRGKRNKIIVRSNRKIKGQIRLIYNQSLSRFEVHFLVDHGQVKIPAKRRSIGLDKGYTEAFYDSDGQAHGKELGEVTTKKSDRICAKNRNRGKLWALHRKLEKTDPAKSARILENNLTRKTENKRYRQDQLEIKAIIGAASKSVFGGESLKVFTEDLTQPIKNKRQSKAISRKLNSWMKGKLRDSLQKWANWTGSVVTEVQPSYTSQIDSVTGTLLGKRSGDSFTRFNGVVLQADYNAAKNVLARGTDQEITRYMSKTEVQAVLLRRTARFLEGMGLSLLDAVELDWLNCKHSKTRAFKQLLNGI; via the coding sequence ATGAAAGTAGACACAGCAAAAAAGAGATCAACTCAAATCGTTCCTGTCATAGGGATGAGTGAGTTGGTTCAGGCTGAGTTGCTGTCTACCATGAAAAAACTGGGCATCGTCAGGTCTGAATCCTACAACAAGCTAGGTAGTATTAGTCATTGGGGTCTTGATTGGAAAAAAGCCTATCCAGAGGTCAGAAGTTTTAGGACTCCTGATACCCTGGGACTGCCAGCCAAATTGATGGAATGGACGGTCAGTGATGTAGCAAAAGCCATTACTGCTCAACAGGCAGCTTGTGCTGATGCTGTTATTAAAAAGGTTTACAAAAGGTTCCCTGGAAAAGATAATCAGAAGACAAGAAAAGATCTTTGCAAACAACTAAAAAGCTTAGCTTTCTTGGATAGCCCCCTTCTCCATAGGTTTGTTAGAAAGGAGTTTCAACGGGGACATTCTTGGGTCAAAAACCAGATAGTCTATCAGCAGGGAGGCTATAACTGTCGGAGACTCTCTCGTAACACTTACCAGTTAGAGTTAGCTGGGCTAAGGAGAGGGAAAAGAAATAAAATAATTGTTCGGTCTAATCGTAAAATAAAAGGACAGATTAGACTAATATACAATCAATCATTATCAAGGTTTGAAGTTCACTTTTTAGTAGACCATGGCCAAGTTAAAATCCCTGCCAAACGTCGGAGCATAGGATTGGACAAGGGATACACTGAGGCTTTCTATGACTCAGATGGCCAGGCTCATGGTAAGGAGTTGGGCGAAGTAACCACCAAGAAATCCGATCGTATTTGTGCGAAAAATAGAAACAGAGGGAAACTCTGGGCACTCCATAGAAAATTAGAAAAAACAGATCCAGCAAAGTCGGCTCGGATACTAGAAAATAATTTAACCAGAAAAACAGAAAATAAGCGTTATAGGCAGGATCAATTAGAAATTAAAGCCATTATAGGAGCAGCTTCTAAGTCTGTTTTTGGTGGCGAATCACTAAAAGTATTTACTGAAGATTTAACACAGCCGATAAAAAATAAACGCCAGTCCAAAGCCATTTCCCGTAAGCTAAATAGTTGGATGAAGGGAAAATTACGGGACTCTTTACAGAAGTGGGCTAATTGGACTGGATCGGTTGTTACAGAAGTTCAGCCTAGTTACACGTCGCAAATTGACTCCGTGACCGGAACCCTATTGGGCAAAAGAAGCGGGGACAGTTTTACCAGATTTAATGGGGTCGTGTTGCAGGCTGACTACAATGCTGCCAAAAATGTCCTTGCTAGGGGTACGGATCAGGAAATCACCCGGTACATGAGTAAAACCGAGGTGCAGGCAGTATTGTTGCGTCGTACCGCGCGTTTCTTGGAAGGGATGGGACTGAGTCTGCTAGATGCAGTTGAGCTGGATTGGCTTAACTGCAAGCATAGTAAAACTCGGGCTTTCAAGCAACTCCTCAACGGGATTTGA
- a CDS encoding glycosyltransferase family 4 protein: protein MTKVFLICSGLGHIQRGYESFAQECFAALSQESSLDITLFKGGGKSEEKMITLWNLPRYSWMAGQLGRLVKQVSEFLKKGDYFVRQEGYFIEQASFTLSLLSHIYRKRPEVIYFSDDGLGYLLWHWRRLTKQNYKLLFRNGGALSPPFSRWDHVQQLTPIHFKQALTYGEPADQQSLLPSGFFISAKLQILSPLEREGLREKLGLPKQQPLILSVAAINKSHKRMDYIINEVASLQKPRPFLVLLGQQDAESPEIIQLGQELLGVDQFQVRTVAREQVTNYYQVADLFVLASLHEGLPRVIVEAMSHGLPCLAHDYDITHFVLGNEGYFANFELTGSLATLLSQVLGEGYNESKRENCHRTVYERFSWQQLSPAYVDMIERCRLMAKGTGSRE, encoded by the coding sequence ATGACTAAAGTTTTTCTAATCTGTTCTGGTCTAGGTCATATCCAGCGGGGCTATGAATCGTTTGCCCAAGAGTGCTTTGCTGCTTTATCTCAGGAATCGTCTCTTGATATCACCCTTTTTAAAGGAGGAGGTAAGTCGGAAGAAAAAATGATTACATTATGGAATCTGCCACGGTATAGTTGGATGGCAGGTCAACTGGGACGATTGGTTAAGCAAGTAAGTGAATTTTTAAAAAAAGGTGACTATTTTGTCAGACAAGAAGGCTACTTTATTGAACAAGCATCATTTACCTTAAGTTTATTATCACATATATATCGTAAACGTCCAGAGGTAATTTACTTCAGTGATGATGGCTTAGGCTATCTACTGTGGCACTGGCGGCGTTTGACAAAACAGAATTATAAGCTACTTTTCCGTAATGGAGGAGCCTTATCCCCTCCTTTTTCCCGTTGGGATCATGTACAGCAGTTAACACCAATTCACTTTAAACAGGCGTTAACTTATGGAGAGCCTGCTGATCAACAAAGTCTACTACCCTCTGGATTCTTTATTTCTGCCAAATTACAGATACTATCACCATTAGAACGAGAGGGGTTACGAGAGAAATTAGGACTACCGAAACAGCAACCCTTAATTCTTTCTGTGGCAGCGATTAATAAGTCTCATAAACGCATGGACTACATTATTAATGAAGTAGCGAGTTTGCAAAAACCTAGACCATTCCTAGTATTATTAGGTCAACAGGATGCTGAATCACCAGAAATTATTCAGCTTGGCCAAGAGCTATTAGGGGTTGATCAGTTTCAAGTGCGAACTGTTGCTCGTGAGCAAGTAACGAATTACTATCAGGTTGCTGATCTTTTCGTCTTAGCGTCTCTCCATGAAGGATTACCACGAGTAATTGTGGAAGCGATGTCCCATGGTTTACCTTGTTTAGCTCATGATTATGACATTACTCACTTTGTTTTAGGCAATGAAGGATATTTCGCTAATTTTGAATTAACCGGAAGTTTAGCTACTCTACTTTCTCAAGTCTTGGGAGAAGGGTATAACGAGAGTAAGCGTGAAAATTGTCATCGTACGGTCTATGAACGGTTTAGTTGGCAGCAGTTATCGCCAGCTTATGTTGATATGATTGAACGGTGTAGATTAATGGCAAAGGGAACAGGGAGTAGGGAGTAG
- a CDS encoding glycosyltransferase, which produces MKASLISIIIPVYNDEKTIKQTIESVLNQTFSNFELIVIDDGSKDSTWPIISSIKDARLKIFSYPNAGVNRARNRGLSHASGDYIAFLDADDLWHPDKLEFQLNALQANPQAAVAYSWTNYIDESGQFLRRGNHITLNGNVYPQLLLTDFLENGSNVLICRKAFDTVGQFDESLTQAEDWHMWLRLAAHYPFVAVPYPHILYRVSANSASSDTSKMEAGCLQVIERAFAAAPDSLQYLKKHSLANLYKYLIFKALESSSQRHQTLAALRFIGHAIRYDPSFLLTRTTLKVFLKVILLLILPAPQSTALLNRFPKLSNTSTILGYLRTKP; this is translated from the coding sequence ATGAAGGCCAGCTTAATATCTATAATTATACCAGTTTATAATGACGAAAAAACTATCAAACAGACGATTGAATCGGTTTTAAATCAGACATTTAGTAATTTTGAACTAATTGTCATTGATGATGGCTCCAAAGACTCGACATGGCCAATAATTTCTAGCATCAAAGATGCTCGCTTAAAAATTTTTTCCTATCCCAATGCTGGCGTCAACCGAGCCCGTAATCGTGGATTATCCCATGCTTCAGGTGACTATATTGCGTTCCTAGACGCCGATGATCTCTGGCATCCGGATAAATTAGAGTTCCAGTTAAACGCCTTACAAGCAAACCCCCAAGCCGCCGTTGCCTATAGTTGGACAAATTACATCGATGAATCAGGTCAGTTTTTGCGGCGAGGTAACCATATCACTCTCAATGGTAATGTTTATCCTCAGCTATTGCTAACTGATTTTTTGGAAAATGGTTCTAACGTCTTAATTTGTAGGAAAGCATTTGACACAGTTGGTCAATTTGATGAATCCCTAACTCAGGCAGAAGATTGGCATATGTGGCTGCGGCTCGCAGCTCATTATCCTTTTGTAGCTGTACCATACCCACATATTTTGTATCGAGTCTCTGCTAATTCAGCCTCTTCTGATACTTCCAAGATGGAAGCAGGTTGCTTACAAGTAATTGAACGAGCCTTTGCTGCTGCTCCTGATTCTCTACAATATCTGAAAAAGCACAGCCTCGCTAACTTGTATAAGTACCTAATTTTCAAGGCTCTTGAATCCTCTTCACAACGACACCAAACCCTAGCCGCACTGCGATTTATTGGCCATGCCATCAGATATGATCCAAGCTTTTTACTGACAAGAACTACTTTAAAAGTATTCCTGAAAGTTATCCTATTACTAATTTTACCTGCTCCTCAGTCTACTGCTTTATTAAATCGATTTCCAAAATTATCGAATACTAGCACTATTCTCGGATATCTACGAACAAAACCTTAG